Proteins from a single region of Hydrogenobacter hydrogenophilus:
- a CDS encoding penicillin-binding protein 1A encodes MRRFLVLLLGAFFVLTLFAIFVLSFDLPSVEKLKDWKPPEATLIYDYKGRVFGDVAVQRRYYVPLKDIPPYVREAFISAEDRNFYRHFGIDPVAVLRALIANLREREIAQGASTITQQLARNLFLTPEKSFKRKLKEMLLAIKIERTFSKDKILEMYLNYIYLGQGAYGVEAASRIYFGKHVKDLTLDEAALLAGLPKAPTKYNPFRNPEKVKERRNYVLQRMYEDGYITQEELQRYSSMPIKVKLENRYYGMDYFLDYVKDYLVENYGEAILAGGYKVYTTIDRDLQAHAREALKRGVMRVAKANGIPFLPDDPYEVQKRYQEQKVELKPGKVYIGKVLEVNSQDLKVEVKDYQFNVQINQMPVEKGDYVLVRFVKKGKKAEVSAEVLPDLEGALVSLDAKTGAIRAMVGGYSYLRSPYNRAVYSKRQPGSAIKPIIYLAALMKGYTQVSTIDATPKSFYDPSTGKEWTPKNYEGQEYGTVTLRTALAKSINTATVNLLSEIGFDMPIQVGRDLGIELKPYYSMALGSIEVTPLELTSAYQAFANLGKKCQPYFIEKIVSPDGKVIESHQPKCEQVLPPQEVRVLVDMLRAVVLEGTAVSASSFGRIIAGKTGTTNDYMDAWFVGFSPYIVTGVWVGYDMKRSMGRGMAGAKVALPIWLDFMSVAAFMYPNEDFPVPEGVVLVNCPTPMYFVDGTQGVCSAKQEDELKGIVDPDILKKMEQEEPKVKEVP; translated from the coding sequence GTGCGTAGGTTTTTAGTTTTACTCCTTGGTGCCTTTTTTGTACTTACTCTTTTTGCTATATTTGTGCTTTCCTTTGATCTTCCTTCTGTGGAGAAGCTAAAGGATTGGAAACCTCCAGAAGCCACGCTGATTTATGACTATAAAGGTAGAGTTTTTGGAGATGTAGCAGTTCAAAGAAGGTACTATGTGCCCTTAAAAGACATTCCACCTTATGTAAGAGAAGCTTTTATATCTGCAGAAGACAGGAACTTTTACAGGCACTTTGGTATTGATCCCGTCGCAGTCCTTAGAGCTTTGATAGCCAACTTAAGAGAGAGGGAAATAGCGCAGGGGGCATCCACTATAACTCAACAGCTTGCGAGAAATTTATTCCTCACTCCTGAGAAAAGCTTCAAAAGAAAGCTCAAAGAGATGCTTTTGGCTATAAAAATAGAGAGGACTTTCAGTAAGGACAAGATCCTTGAGATGTACCTAAACTACATATACCTTGGACAGGGTGCTTACGGTGTTGAGGCGGCATCAAGGATATACTTTGGAAAACATGTGAAGGACCTCACCCTTGATGAAGCGGCGCTTCTAGCAGGACTTCCTAAAGCTCCCACCAAATACAATCCCTTTAGAAATCCCGAAAAGGTCAAAGAACGCAGGAACTATGTACTTCAGAGAATGTACGAAGATGGCTACATAACCCAAGAAGAGCTACAACGCTACTCTTCTATGCCCATAAAGGTCAAGTTAGAAAACAGATATTACGGTATGGACTACTTCCTTGACTATGTCAAGGATTACCTTGTGGAGAATTATGGGGAAGCCATTTTGGCAGGTGGATATAAGGTGTATACTACCATAGACAGAGACCTTCAGGCGCACGCGCGGGAAGCTCTAAAGAGGGGTGTAATGAGGGTGGCAAAGGCTAACGGCATACCCTTTTTGCCAGATGATCCTTACGAGGTTCAAAAAAGGTACCAAGAACAGAAAGTGGAGCTAAAGCCTGGAAAAGTTTACATAGGCAAGGTCTTAGAAGTAAACAGCCAAGACCTAAAGGTGGAAGTAAAGGACTACCAGTTTAATGTGCAAATAAATCAAATGCCAGTGGAGAAAGGAGATTATGTGCTTGTTAGGTTTGTAAAGAAAGGAAAGAAAGCAGAGGTCAGTGCGGAGGTACTACCAGATTTAGAAGGTGCGCTTGTTTCTTTGGACGCAAAAACGGGTGCCATAAGAGCCATGGTAGGAGGATACTCCTATCTGAGAAGCCCCTATAACAGAGCGGTTTATTCAAAGCGCCAGCCAGGTTCTGCCATAAAGCCCATCATATACCTTGCTGCACTCATGAAGGGTTATACGCAGGTATCCACAATAGACGCTACACCCAAGAGTTTCTATGATCCTTCCACGGGAAAGGAGTGGACACCCAAAAATTACGAAGGTCAGGAATACGGTACTGTTACTCTCCGGACAGCTCTCGCAAAAAGTATAAACACTGCAACCGTGAACCTTCTCTCTGAAATAGGTTTTGACATGCCTATACAGGTAGGCAGAGACTTGGGAATTGAACTAAAACCCTATTATTCCATGGCTTTGGGTAGTATAGAAGTCACACCCCTTGAGCTTACCTCCGCTTACCAAGCTTTTGCCAACTTGGGCAAAAAGTGTCAACCTTACTTTATAGAAAAAATAGTATCTCCTGATGGAAAGGTAATAGAAAGTCATCAGCCCAAATGTGAGCAAGTGCTTCCACCCCAAGAAGTAAGAGTACTTGTGGATATGCTTAGAGCTGTTGTCCTTGAGGGAACAGCGGTATCTGCCAGCTCTTTTGGAAGGATAATAGCAGGAAAGACAGGCACTACCAACGATTATATGGATGCGTGGTTTGTTGGATTCTCACCTTATATAGTTACTGGTGTGTGGGTGGGTTATGACATGAAAAGAAGTATGGGTAGGGGTATGGCAGGAGCAAAAGTAGCCTTACCCATATGGCTTGACTTTATGTCTGTTGCCGCCTTTATGTATCCCAATGAAGACTTTCCAGTCCCCGAAGGTGTAGTTTTAGTTAACTGTCCTACACCCATGTACTTTGTTGATGGTACTCAAGGTGTGTGCAGTGCAAAGCAAGAAGACGAACTTAAAGGGATAGTGGATCCTGACATACTCAAAAAGATGGAACAAGAAGAACCAAAAGTAAAGGAAGTTCCTTAA
- a CDS encoding helicase-related protein, with protein MKWEVSFLGLVFECAFKLGFLKDRVEDYDSFKQKQVFAKLRGEIESLEGKHACLPALELLERNIPFEPTENPPKELTALGHENSLHNYLLFLFLTGYYEGYFYQKKLKKLELIKYHIGEESLKAGIYHNTDLLFVADDTLYVVDFKLAGAYSRINKLFTTKEDSIPYKVYGLPVNLSLGELNFERFVRNVLNVEDKLLTLKSASTELKGFLQVLSYAVDYLSENPREDLKEVCLSLLYPLAEPFVARFYLEGNSLEPYREKVRELYDKIREKTWEYEEVDATSKARISRLIKETQEKIEDLIQEVKRREEEVLDIEPDPIEQARKDVKERLEWFLQLDQPVKAICLLHSAGSGKTSQTRDLILNLEGNHIVFYFATRKVLVDREYQTLKATQRRDLELIYEKKTTAETERAKKVKMKGDTAQDISFQSGIIRRTVDKVKSATTKDGRRFIWAFLTQQAIVNTHVGRSTTEHIKDYLLSGRIRENYTFHFILDEFLGHQNGLFAVGELLKLLEEIEQKGGRANLYIFDANGYTPALLEKLLKEYERFEVIPSAIVLTEFKQEMSFEYKGIKLYCFAKHGYPSPKMNLVRRFVFLEKTKLEERRKELICKLAQIVERTFTDKEKSTALMFIQNKDDLAELERELKSKGFETLVATADSRKSQESINKGHQDIILSTSAISRGIDLSREHKPVNHIYAVIYDWGIENNLVELIQSISRARGDKKTEQETKTLHLIYVIPPTTEYILDHIEEYLDEEKVDGQVIELLYRKHSIEQRLELDFVISRIIQQFLKSSDGTVLVPLPNQYKTYYIPNSISEIEGVLNFIDGLYQIEKDKDLDELRETLLKALSVSVVNLKIGSYENYFHPYLLFSRQKLRSSFDAKKRRKAEELVEKLKPILEKHNEDKTKELQEMMGKLLPGQEDQVPVLVPVYALVLVRHFLKPKEKVEFKVKGRIGRGGADVLMGTVEPMTKCYVGDVGGNEYACITLTEDYPYTEVLSGRFVKFPVEFIKGLLEGS; from the coding sequence ATGAAGTGGGAGGTAAGCTTTTTAGGGCTTGTTTTTGAGTGTGCTTTTAAGCTTGGCTTTTTAAAGGACAGAGTTGAAGATTACGATAGTTTTAAGCAAAAGCAGGTTTTTGCGAAGTTAAGAGGAGAGATAGAAAGTCTTGAAGGAAAGCATGCCTGCCTTCCTGCTCTGGAACTCCTTGAAAGAAACATACCTTTTGAACCTACGGAAAACCCTCCAAAAGAACTAACAGCCTTAGGACATGAAAACTCTTTGCATAACTACCTCTTATTTCTTTTCCTTACCGGCTACTACGAAGGATATTTTTATCAGAAAAAGCTTAAAAAACTAGAGCTTATAAAGTATCACATAGGTGAAGAGAGCTTAAAGGCAGGTATATATCACAACACAGACTTGCTCTTTGTAGCGGACGACACGCTTTATGTTGTTGATTTTAAGCTGGCTGGTGCATACAGTAGAATAAATAAGCTTTTCACTACCAAGGAAGATAGTATCCCTTACAAAGTCTATGGTCTTCCAGTTAATCTATCTTTGGGAGAGCTAAACTTTGAAAGGTTTGTGCGAAATGTTCTCAATGTTGAAGACAAGCTACTTACCCTTAAATCTGCGTCAACAGAGCTAAAAGGCTTTTTGCAAGTTCTTTCCTATGCGGTGGATTACCTTTCTGAGAACCCAAGAGAAGATCTAAAAGAAGTTTGTCTTTCTTTGCTTTACCCTCTTGCGGAGCCATTTGTTGCTCGCTTTTACCTTGAAGGAAATAGTTTAGAACCTTATAGAGAAAAAGTTAGAGAGCTATACGATAAAATAAGAGAAAAAACCTGGGAGTATGAAGAAGTAGACGCCACCTCAAAAGCAAGAATAAGCAGACTAATCAAAGAAACTCAGGAAAAAATAGAGGACCTTATTCAAGAAGTGAAGAGAAGAGAAGAGGAAGTATTAGATATAGAACCAGACCCCATAGAGCAGGCAAGGAAGGATGTGAAGGAAAGACTCGAGTGGTTTTTACAGTTGGATCAGCCCGTTAAAGCCATATGTCTTCTTCATTCTGCAGGGAGCGGAAAAACTTCCCAAACAAGAGATTTGATACTTAACTTGGAAGGAAATCACATAGTTTTTTACTTTGCAACCCGCAAGGTGCTTGTAGATAGAGAATATCAAACCTTAAAAGCAACACAAAGACGGGATTTAGAGCTTATTTATGAAAAAAAGACTACTGCTGAAACTGAAAGAGCCAAGAAGGTAAAAATGAAGGGAGATACAGCTCAAGATATTTCTTTTCAGTCCGGCATAATAAGAAGAACAGTAGACAAAGTTAAAAGTGCCACTACAAAAGATGGAAGACGCTTTATTTGGGCTTTTTTGACACAGCAAGCTATAGTAAACACACATGTAGGAAGAAGCACAACGGAGCACATTAAGGATTATCTTCTGTCGGGACGAATTCGTGAGAACTATACCTTCCACTTTATACTTGATGAGTTTTTAGGACACCAGAATGGTCTTTTTGCCGTAGGGGAACTTTTGAAGTTATTAGAGGAAATAGAACAAAAAGGGGGAAGAGCTAATCTTTACATTTTTGATGCTAACGGATACACACCAGCACTTCTTGAAAAGCTTTTGAAAGAGTATGAAAGGTTTGAAGTTATACCCAGTGCGATAGTACTGACAGAATTTAAACAGGAAATGTCTTTTGAATACAAAGGCATAAAACTCTATTGCTTTGCCAAGCACGGATACCCTTCTCCGAAGATGAATTTAGTAAGAAGGTTTGTGTTTCTTGAAAAAACAAAACTTGAAGAAAGAAGAAAAGAGCTTATCTGTAAGCTTGCACAGATCGTAGAAAGAACATTTACTGACAAAGAGAAAAGCACAGCTCTTATGTTCATTCAGAACAAAGATGACTTAGCTGAGCTTGAAAGAGAACTAAAAAGTAAAGGCTTTGAAACTCTCGTAGCTACAGCGGACTCAAGGAAAAGTCAGGAGAGTATAAATAAAGGGCACCAGGACATAATCCTTTCTACTTCCGCCATATCTCGTGGCATAGACCTGAGCAGGGAGCATAAACCAGTAAATCACATATACGCAGTCATCTACGACTGGGGCATAGAGAACAATCTTGTGGAACTAATCCAATCCATATCCCGAGCAAGGGGAGACAAAAAAACAGAGCAAGAAACAAAAACTCTGCACCTTATATATGTGATACCGCCTACTACCGAATACATACTGGATCATATTGAGGAATACCTTGACGAGGAAAAGGTAGATGGACAAGTAATTGAATTGCTTTACAGAAAACACAGTATAGAACAAAGGCTTGAACTGGACTTTGTAATTTCAAGAATAATACAGCAGTTTCTTAAAAGCTCTGATGGAACTGTGCTTGTGCCTTTACCTAACCAATACAAAACTTACTATATACCCAACAGTATCTCTGAAATTGAAGGTGTGCTTAACTTCATAGATGGTCTATATCAGATAGAAAAAGACAAGGACCTTGACGAGCTCAGGGAAACTCTCCTTAAGGCTCTCTCTGTAAGCGTGGTGAACTTAAAAATAGGCTCTTATGAAAACTACTTTCATCCTTATTTGCTCTTTAGTAGACAAAAGCTTCGTTCAAGCTTTGATGCCAAAAAAAGGAGGAAAGCGGAAGAGCTCGTAGAAAAGCTAAAACCTATTCTTGAAAAGCACAACGAAGACAAAACTAAAGAGTTGCAAGAGATGATGGGGAAGCTTTTACCAGGACAAGAAGACCAAGTTCCCGTGCTTGTACCCGTATATGCGTTGGTGTTGGTAAGGCACTTCTTAAAACCCAAAGAGAAGGTGGAGTTTAAGGTAAAAGGAAGGATAGGAAGAGGTGGTGCAGATGTACTTATGGGAACTGTAGAACCAATGACCAAGTGTTATGTTGGCGATGTGGGTGGAAATGAATATGCCTGTATCACTTTAACAGAAGATTACCCCTACACTGAAGTGTTAAGTGGAAGGTTTGTAAAGTTTCCTGTAGAATTTATAAAAGGGCTTTTGGAGGGATCGTAA
- the rnhC gene encoding ribonuclease HIII — translation MNVSLRLPEEYYRQVREHLKGMGFQEREVPHALWSVCKEGTCATLYPSGALLLQGKESKHLADFILSLIETPQNVMVGCDESGKGDVFGPLVVCCVVIFPSSYKKVLSIAPKDCKLLKDEELCKKVESLSGLVDARCIIYEPELLNELYERFKNLNRILDRAYSELIKSLEYNVKIRIDAYSLRNPFGSTVIFEPKGERDIAVSVASMFARAKFLEWLKQYDLPKGASKSVMKVAKEMFQKDPKRAKKLIKTFFLD, via the coding sequence TTGAATGTAAGTTTAAGACTTCCTGAAGAGTATTACAGACAGGTCAGAGAGCATCTAAAAGGTATGGGTTTTCAGGAACGAGAAGTTCCGCATGCTCTGTGGTCTGTGTGTAAAGAAGGCACATGTGCAACTCTTTATCCTTCTGGGGCTTTGCTTCTGCAAGGAAAAGAGAGCAAGCATCTTGCGGACTTTATCCTTTCGTTGATAGAAACACCTCAGAATGTGATGGTGGGCTGTGATGAGTCAGGAAAAGGAGATGTGTTTGGACCTTTAGTGGTTTGTTGTGTAGTAATCTTCCCATCTTCTTATAAAAAAGTACTTTCCATAGCTCCCAAGGATTGTAAACTTCTTAAAGATGAAGAACTCTGTAAAAAGGTAGAAAGTCTCTCTGGGTTAGTTGATGCACGGTGCATAATTTACGAGCCAGAGCTTTTGAACGAGCTTTACGAAAGGTTTAAAAACTTAAACAGGATATTAGACAGAGCTTACAGTGAGCTTATAAAAAGCTTGGAATATAATGTTAAAATACGCATAGATGCCTATTCCTTGCGTAATCCTTTTGGAAGCACAGTTATCTTTGAACCAAAAGGTGAAAGGGACATAGCGGTATCCGTAGCAAGCATGTTTGCAAGAGCTAAGTTTTTAGAGTGGTTAAAGCAATATGACCTTCCAAAGGGTGCCAGTAAATCAGTTATGAAAGTAGCCAAAGAGATGTTCCAGAAAGACCCAAAGAGGGCTAAAAAGCTCATAAAAACCTTTTTCTTAGACTGA
- a CDS encoding metal ABC transporter permease, which yields MTLLDYTFLWKGILSGLLISISTSLMGVFLLMKRLSLLGAGLSHAAFGGIALAILFNTDPMVFTLFYTVISGLAIQFLIERKGLPADTVISLFFSLGVALAIIILGITQNLGSNIYSYLFGSILTVSDRELLSSVLVCLFSLIFVYVYYRKLLLISFNEEIAVLRGVKVRTLNYLLIGMASANIVFAIKAVGLILASSFIAIPPMTALLVSTSFLSTLAVSVCVSFLATLVGIFLSLELDIPPSGAVILCMVILFLLFVFWRLLVSLRKRFL from the coding sequence ATGACACTTTTAGATTATACCTTTTTGTGGAAAGGTATCCTAAGCGGACTCCTCATAAGTATCTCCACCTCACTTATGGGTGTTTTTTTACTTATGAAGAGGTTGTCTCTTTTGGGGGCGGGACTTTCTCACGCAGCTTTTGGGGGTATAGCTTTGGCTATCTTGTTCAACACAGACCCTATGGTCTTTACTCTCTTTTATACTGTAATATCAGGTTTAGCCATTCAGTTTCTCATAGAAAGAAAGGGGCTACCTGCAGACACTGTTATATCGCTGTTTTTTTCTTTAGGTGTGGCACTCGCAATCATTATCTTAGGCATTACTCAAAATCTTGGCAGTAATATTTACTCGTATCTCTTTGGTAGTATACTGACTGTTTCTGATAGGGAGCTTTTGAGTTCTGTTTTGGTTTGCTTGTTTAGTCTTATCTTTGTGTATGTCTATTACAGGAAACTGCTCCTTATCAGCTTTAATGAGGAGATAGCAGTTTTGAGGGGTGTTAAAGTCAGAACTTTAAATTACTTGCTCATTGGAATGGCTTCTGCAAATATAGTATTTGCAATAAAAGCGGTAGGGCTTATATTGGCTTCTTCCTTTATAGCCATACCGCCTATGACTGCACTTCTTGTTTCTACTTCTTTTCTCTCTACGCTTGCAGTATCTGTTTGCGTTTCTTTCCTTGCCACTCTCGTAGGTATTTTTCTGTCCTTAGAGTTAGACATACCTCCAAGTGGTGCTGTGATCCTTTGCATGGTAATCCTATTTCTTCTCTTTGTTTTCTGGAGGCTTTTGGTCAGTCTAAGAAAAAGGTTTTTATGA
- a CDS encoding metal ABC transporter ATP-binding protein has protein sequence MPSKEVIRVSNLTFYYRQEEPIIDNLSFSVFEGEFFGILGPNGSGKTTLLRLILGFLKPIGGKIELFGEDLRTFKDWKRVGYVPQRFYVERAFTGTVGELFKAVAPKEKVGWIIAYLHLEDLLNKQFIKLSGGQQQRVLLALALTTNPDLLLLDEPLTGLDIHAQEHIENILKEISKTKTVVVVSHDVSFVLRNASRILCLGMQECKLVKAQELKGMLKELYRLH, from the coding sequence ATGCCATCCAAGGAAGTGATAAGGGTCAGCAATCTCACCTTTTACTACAGACAAGAAGAGCCTATTATAGATAACCTTAGCTTTTCAGTATTTGAAGGGGAGTTTTTTGGTATTTTGGGTCCCAACGGCTCTGGAAAAACAACTCTTCTTAGGTTAATTCTTGGATTTTTGAAACCCATAGGAGGCAAGATAGAGCTGTTTGGGGAAGACTTGCGCACCTTCAAAGATTGGAAAAGGGTTGGATATGTCCCCCAAAGATTCTATGTAGAAAGAGCCTTTACAGGAACGGTAGGTGAGCTTTTTAAAGCTGTAGCGCCAAAAGAGAAAGTGGGTTGGATTATAGCCTACCTTCACCTTGAGGATCTGCTGAATAAACAATTTATAAAACTATCTGGTGGTCAACAACAGAGGGTGCTTCTTGCCCTTGCCCTTACTACAAACCCAGACCTTCTTCTCCTTGATGAACCTCTCACAGGCCTTGACATACACGCTCAAGAGCACATAGAGAACATACTAAAGGAAATAAGCAAAACGAAAACTGTAGTTGTAGTATCCCACGATGTGAGTTTTGTGCTCAGAAATGCAAGCAGGATCCTATGCTTGGGTATGCAAGAGTGCAAACTGGTGAAGGCTCAAGAGCTAAAAGGCATGCTAAAAGAACTTTACCGGCTTCACTGA
- a CDS encoding metal ABC transporter substrate-binding protein, translating to MLKTLFLLLSVLSLAFSKELIATTYPVYYPLKYIVGERHRVELLIKSQADPHEYELTPKDIKKLAEANLVFSLGVENWEKYLLTELPKGKLVFLNQGIDLIKYGNFPDPHVWLSPKRYMMVVKNINSALIKWEPNERVHYESRYNSYMQKLKELDRKYQETLKNCEHRIIITTHRAWDYLAKDYNLKTVSLTGVHAEEEPKPSQIKLIIQTIRREGIKYIFAEIGQDEKVANFIANQTGAKVLFLNSSLFPQEPSDNYFSIMERNLRSLKEGLQCHPRK from the coding sequence ATGTTAAAAACTCTTTTCCTTTTACTGTCTGTCCTGAGCTTAGCTTTTTCAAAGGAGCTTATAGCTACTACTTACCCCGTTTACTATCCTCTCAAGTATATAGTGGGTGAAAGACACCGCGTGGAACTGCTAATAAAGTCTCAGGCAGACCCTCACGAGTATGAACTGACACCCAAAGACATCAAAAAGCTTGCAGAAGCAAACTTAGTGTTTTCCTTAGGAGTAGAAAATTGGGAAAAGTACCTTCTTACGGAGCTTCCCAAGGGAAAGCTGGTTTTTTTAAATCAGGGGATAGATCTGATAAAGTACGGAAACTTTCCAGACCCACATGTATGGCTATCTCCCAAAAGGTACATGATGGTTGTAAAGAACATAAATTCTGCGCTTATAAAATGGGAGCCTAATGAAAGAGTCCATTATGAGAGTAGGTATAACAGCTACATGCAAAAACTCAAAGAGCTGGACAGAAAATACCAAGAGACTTTAAAAAACTGCGAGCATAGGATCATCATAACCACGCACAGAGCTTGGGATTATCTGGCAAAAGATTATAACCTCAAAACCGTCAGCTTGACAGGTGTTCATGCAGAGGAGGAACCAAAGCCTTCTCAAATAAAACTCATAATACAAACCATAAGGCGCGAGGGTATAAAGTACATATTCGCAGAAATAGGACAGGATGAAAAGGTAGCAAACTTTATAGCAAACCAAACAGGTGCCAAGGTGCTTTTCCTTAACTCCTCCCTTTTTCCTCAAGAACCTTCCGACAACTACTTTAGTATAATGGAAAGAAACCTTAGAAGTTTAAAAGAGGGACTACAATGCCATCCAAGGAAGTGA
- a CDS encoding thioredoxin domain-containing protein → MPNRLVNAKSPYLRKSAHQPVDWYEWCQEAFEKAKREDKPILLSIGGVWCHWCHVMAKESFENPQIAQIINEHFVAIKVDRDERPDIDRRYQEVVVALTGAGGWPLTVFLTPEGKAFFGGTYFPPEDRWGRPGFKSLLLRIAQLWKEDRDRIVRSAEHIFRELQAFSSTNFKDFLDEDLLIRGMGALLSSIDYQKGGIGNAPKFHHAKAFELLLYHHYFTKEELVKRALSVSLEAMAKGGVYDHLLGGFFRYSTDDDWHIPHFEKMLYDNAELLRLYSLAYQVFGDDLYRYIAEGIVEYYKRYGSDPEGGFYASQDADIGILDEGGYYTFTDQELESILDPEELKIARLHFGTRSMHSGKMVLYMNLRPEQVAKALNVSEEKVKDVIKSLKTKLLRYRENREMPYVDKTIYTNWNGLMIDALCVYYKVFGDSWALNMAKKTANRLLKERYQEGQLWHAENVEGYSEDYIFLSYGLLSLFELTQEATYLQASKELIDRAIELFWDEQGWGFFDRQKGGEGLLEVKTKPLQDTPTQSANGTAPYVLMLLEAILGDTKYGELAEKNLMAFSKFIREIPMASHSYLLSLYAFLKGIFKVETSEHFERALRAFRPFKVVLKKEIDGLLVCEGKTCIKHSSPEEAGL, encoded by the coding sequence ATGCCTAACAGATTAGTAAATGCCAAAAGTCCATACCTTAGAAAGTCAGCACATCAGCCTGTGGATTGGTACGAGTGGTGCCAAGAGGCTTTTGAGAAAGCCAAAAGAGAGGACAAACCTATACTGCTCTCCATAGGTGGTGTTTGGTGTCATTGGTGTCATGTGATGGCAAAGGAAAGCTTTGAAAACCCTCAGATAGCCCAGATAATAAACGAGCACTTTGTAGCCATAAAGGTTGACAGAGATGAAAGGCCAGATATAGATAGAAGGTATCAGGAAGTAGTTGTAGCTCTAACTGGTGCTGGCGGTTGGCCCCTGACGGTATTTCTCACACCAGAAGGTAAAGCTTTCTTTGGCGGTACCTACTTCCCACCCGAAGACCGTTGGGGAAGGCCTGGCTTTAAGTCCCTGCTTTTAAGAATAGCTCAGCTTTGGAAGGAGGACAGGGATAGGATCGTAAGATCAGCAGAGCATATCTTTAGAGAGCTTCAGGCTTTTAGTTCTACAAATTTTAAAGACTTTTTGGACGAGGACCTTCTCATAAGAGGTATGGGTGCTCTACTTTCATCTATAGACTACCAAAAGGGTGGTATAGGTAATGCTCCCAAGTTTCACCACGCTAAAGCTTTTGAACTCCTCCTATACCACCATTACTTTACTAAAGAGGAGCTGGTCAAAAGAGCCTTAAGTGTATCCTTGGAAGCCATGGCAAAGGGTGGTGTTTATGATCATCTGCTGGGAGGTTTTTTCCGATACTCCACGGACGATGATTGGCACATACCCCACTTTGAAAAGATGTTGTACGATAACGCAGAACTTTTGAGGCTGTATTCTTTAGCTTACCAAGTCTTTGGAGATGACCTATACAGATACATTGCGGAAGGAATAGTAGAGTATTACAAAAGGTACGGTTCAGACCCAGAGGGTGGGTTTTATGCTTCTCAGGATGCAGATATAGGAATTTTGGATGAAGGCGGATACTATACCTTTACTGATCAAGAACTGGAATCCATCTTAGACCCAGAAGAGCTCAAAATAGCGAGGCTACACTTTGGAACTCGGAGTATGCATTCAGGTAAGATGGTGCTCTACATGAACCTAAGACCAGAGCAAGTGGCAAAAGCCTTAAATGTGTCCGAAGAAAAGGTCAAAGATGTTATCAAAAGCTTGAAAACAAAGCTCCTTCGCTACAGAGAAAATAGAGAGATGCCTTATGTGGACAAAACCATTTACACCAACTGGAACGGACTTATGATAGACGCTCTGTGCGTGTACTATAAAGTTTTTGGAGATAGTTGGGCTCTGAATATGGCTAAAAAAACTGCAAACAGATTGCTAAAGGAAAGATACCAAGAAGGTCAGCTTTGGCACGCAGAGAATGTGGAAGGCTACTCTGAGGACTATATTTTTCTGTCCTATGGGCTTTTATCCCTTTTTGAATTAACCCAAGAAGCCACCTATTTGCAGGCATCTAAGGAACTTATAGACAGAGCCATAGAGCTCTTTTGGGATGAGCAAGGATGGGGATTTTTTGATAGACAAAAAGGCGGAGAAGGACTTCTTGAAGTTAAAACCAAACCTCTGCAGGACACACCTACACAATCAGCAAATGGCACCGCACCTTATGTGCTTATGCTACTTGAGGCAATACTTGGTGATACCAAATACGGAGAGCTTGCGGAAAAGAACTTGATGGCTTTTTCCAAATTCATCAGAGAAATCCCTATGGCATCTCACTCCTACCTTCTTAGCTTGTACGCTTTTCTGAAAGGCATTTTTAAGGTAGAGACCTCAGAACATTTTGAAAGAGCTCTTCGTGCCTTTAGACCCTTTAAGGTGGTTCTCAAGAAAGAAATAGATGGCCTCTTAGTGTGTGAAGGAAAAACTTGCATAAAACACTCCTCACCTGAAGAAGCGGGGCTTTAA
- the atpB gene encoding F0F1 ATP synthase subunit A gives MEHVYLGIVAMVISLGLILFAGKPSIRPTKFQALWEGYLRFVRNMLLENAGQEGLRYTPFIASIGLFVFFSNLLGMVPGLEAPTANVNTNLALALCVFLLYNFEGFRLHGIGYLKHFMGPNPYLAPVFFLIEIISHLARPITLTLRLFANMKGGALLLLVLVSLVIKNPFTMAVSPLLLLFIIAIKFLAIFIQSYIFMILSVVYLSGAVSHEGH, from the coding sequence ATGGAGCATGTTTACCTTGGTATAGTTGCTATGGTGATATCGCTTGGGCTTATCTTGTTTGCAGGCAAGCCTTCAATAAGGCCTACAAAGTTTCAGGCTCTATGGGAAGGATACTTGAGATTTGTAAGAAACATGCTTCTTGAAAATGCTGGACAGGAAGGATTAAGGTACACACCTTTCATTGCCAGCATAGGGCTTTTTGTGTTTTTCTCCAACCTTTTAGGCATGGTGCCAGGACTTGAAGCTCCAACCGCTAATGTGAACACGAACTTAGCTTTAGCTCTGTGCGTTTTCCTACTTTATAACTTTGAGGGTTTTAGACTGCATGGGATAGGATACCTCAAACACTTCATGGGACCTAATCCTTACCTTGCACCCGTTTTTTTCCTTATAGAGATCATCTCTCACCTTGCCAGACCCATAACCCTTACTCTGAGGCTTTTTGCTAACATGAAGGGTGGAGCTCTGTTGCTTTTGGTACTTGTTAGCCTTGTGATAAAAAACCCCTTTACCATGGCTGTATCACCTTTGCTACTTTTGTTTATCATAGCCATAAAGTTCTTGGCGATTTTTATACAGTCTTATATATTCATGATACTTTCTGTAGTTTATCTTTCTGGTGCAGTTTCTCATGAGGGACACTGA